The sequence TCGGGCGGGCCCGGTTCCAGGCCGTCGAGGATGCCACCGACCTCGCCGCCGCCCGCCCCTGGCGCACCCTCGGGCCGGACCGCACCGACCGCCTGCGCGAACTGCTCGAACCGATGGCCCGCGCCTGCCACACGGTGATCCCGGAGAACAGCCCGATCGGCCTGCCCGCCCTGCAGGGCTGACACCCCCGCCCCCGGCCCCGGTCGGGGAGGATGGGCGGGTGACGGTGGATGCGGTGGTGTTCGACCTCGACGGCGTGATCGTGGACTCCGAGCCGGTCTGGGAGGAGGTCCGGCGGGCGTACGTGGCGGCGCACGGCGGCACCTGGCAGCCGGACACCCAGCGCCGGCTGATGGGGATGAGCACCGGCGAGTGGGCCGACTACCTCAGCGGCGAGCTGGGCGTCGACCGCGACGCCGGGCAGGTGGCCACCGAGGTGGTCGAGGAGATGACCCGGCGGTACGCGCGGCACGTACCCCTGATCGACGACGCCGACCGGGTCGTGCGCGGGGTGGCCGCGCGGTGGTCGCTGGGGCTGGCCAGCTCGTCGCCGACCCGGCTGATCGCCGCGGCGCTGACCGCCATGGACCTGACCGACGCCTTCCGGGTGACGCTCTCCACCGAGGAGACCGCGCGGGGCAAGCCCGCGCCGGACGTCTACCTGGCCGTCGCCGACCGGCTCGGCGTCGACCCGACCCGCTGCGTCGCGGTGGAGGAC comes from Micromonospora purpureochromogenes and encodes:
- a CDS encoding HAD family hydrolase, encoding MTVDAVVFDLDGVIVDSEPVWEEVRRAYVAAHGGTWQPDTQRRLMGMSTGEWADYLSGELGVDRDAGQVATEVVEEMTRRYARHVPLIDDADRVVRGVAARWSLGLASSSPTRLIAAALTAMDLTDAFRVTLSTEETARGKPAPDVYLAVADRLGVDPTRCVAVEDSSNGVRSAAAAGMRVVAIPHGSYPLDPDAAALAAVVLSSVHELTPDLVAGLG